Proteins from a genomic interval of Halomonas alkaliantarctica:
- a CDS encoding histidine triad nucleotide-binding protein: MDCLFCKIINREIPADIVYEDDHVLAFNDIGPQAPTHQLIIPKKHIATLNDIDEADLATVGRLQFTAAKLAREQGFAEDGYRVVMNCNEMGGQTVYHIHMHLMGGRAFTWPAG, encoded by the coding sequence ATGGATTGTCTGTTTTGCAAAATTATTAACCGTGAAATTCCCGCTGATATCGTTTACGAAGATGACCATGTATTGGCATTCAATGATATTGGCCCCCAGGCACCGACTCATCAGCTGATCATTCCTAAAAAGCATATCGCGACGCTCAATGATATCGATGAAGCCGACCTTGCCACAGTGGGGCGGCTTCAGTTTACCGCCGCCAAGCTTGCCCGTGAGCAGGGCTTTGCTGAAGATGGCTACCGTGTGGTGATGAACTGCAACGAAATGGGCGGACAAACTGTCTATCACATTCATATGCATTTAATGGGTGGACGCGCCTTCACCTGGCCTGCCGGTTAA
- the ettA gene encoding energy-dependent translational throttle protein EttA: MAQYVFTMNRVGKVVPPKKQILKDISLSFFPGAKIGVLGLNGSGKSTLLRIMAGVDKEFEGEARPMPGINVGYLPQEPQLDDEKNVRDTVEEALGAIKDAQEKLDGVYAAYAEPDADFDALASEQARLENIIEAADAHNLERKLDVAAEALRLPPWDAKVGNLSGGERRRVALCRLLLSSPDMLLLDEPTNHLDAESVAWLERFLHDYNGTVVAITHDRYFLDNVAGWILELDRGQGIPFEGNYSQWLEQKDQRLNQEAKQEASRQKAIKQELEWVRSNAKGRQAKSKARLNRFEEMQSGDFQKRNETNEIYIPPGPRLGDNVIEFRDVAKRFDDKLLYQNLSFTIPQGAIVGIVGGNGAGKSTLFKLITGKEQPDEGEVVVGETVDIAYVEQLRDGLDDKQSVWEAVSDGQDILNINGYEVSSRAYVGRFNFKGNDQQKRLSELSGGERGRLQLAQTLKQGANVLLLDEPSNDLDIETLRALEDALLAFPGCAMVISHDRWFLDRIATHIMAFEGDSEVVLFEGNYAEYEEDHKKRMGNDTPKRMKYKRIDA; encoded by the coding sequence ATGGCGCAATACGTTTTCACCATGAACCGGGTTGGCAAAGTAGTGCCGCCCAAAAAGCAAATTCTCAAGGATATTTCGCTCTCGTTTTTCCCTGGCGCCAAAATCGGCGTCCTGGGCCTAAACGGTTCGGGTAAATCCACACTGCTGCGCATTATGGCCGGTGTCGATAAAGAGTTTGAAGGTGAAGCTCGTCCGATGCCTGGCATCAATGTTGGTTACCTTCCCCAGGAGCCGCAGCTAGACGACGAGAAAAACGTCCGCGACACCGTCGAAGAAGCGCTCGGGGCAATCAAAGACGCGCAGGAGAAGTTGGATGGCGTGTATGCGGCCTACGCAGAGCCCGACGCCGACTTTGACGCGCTGGCCAGCGAGCAGGCACGGCTTGAAAACATTATCGAAGCCGCGGATGCTCACAATCTGGAGCGTAAGCTTGACGTTGCTGCTGAAGCGCTGCGTCTGCCCCCCTGGGATGCCAAAGTGGGTAACCTCTCGGGCGGTGAACGCCGCCGCGTAGCACTATGCCGCTTACTGCTTTCCAGCCCGGACATGCTGCTGCTTGACGAGCCTACCAACCACCTTGACGCAGAGTCAGTGGCTTGGCTTGAGCGCTTCCTGCACGACTACAACGGTACAGTCGTGGCAATTACCCACGACCGCTACTTCCTGGATAACGTAGCGGGTTGGATTCTCGAGCTTGACCGTGGCCAGGGTATCCCGTTTGAGGGTAACTACTCCCAGTGGCTGGAGCAGAAAGATCAGCGTCTGAATCAAGAAGCCAAGCAGGAAGCCTCGCGTCAGAAAGCTATCAAGCAAGAGCTTGAGTGGGTGCGCAGTAACGCCAAAGGCCGCCAGGCAAAGAGCAAAGCGCGTCTTAACCGCTTTGAAGAGATGCAGTCAGGCGACTTCCAGAAACGTAATGAAACCAATGAGATTTACATTCCGCCTGGCCCGCGCCTTGGCGATAACGTCATTGAGTTTCGTGATGTGGCCAAGCGCTTTGATGACAAGCTGCTCTACCAGAATCTCTCCTTCACCATTCCCCAGGGTGCGATTGTTGGCATCGTCGGTGGTAACGGTGCGGGTAAATCGACGCTCTTCAAACTGATTACCGGTAAAGAGCAGCCGGACGAGGGCGAAGTTGTCGTCGGTGAAACGGTCGATATCGCTTACGTCGAGCAGCTGCGCGACGGCTTAGACGACAAGCAGAGCGTCTGGGAAGCCGTTTCGGATGGTCAGGATATCCTCAACATTAACGGCTACGAAGTCTCTTCTCGCGCCTATGTGGGTCGCTTTAACTTTAAGGGTAACGACCAGCAAAAACGTTTATCAGAGCTTTCCGGTGGTGAACGCGGTCGTTTGCAGCTTGCGCAAACGCTCAAGCAAGGCGCTAACGTTCTGCTGCTCGATGAGCCCTCCAACGACCTGGATATCGAAACCCTGCGGGCACTGGAAGACGCGCTTCTGGCCTTCCCAGGCTGCGCCATGGTGATCTCGCACGACCGTTGGTTCCTTGACCGTATCGCCACGCACATTATGGCCTTCGAGGGTGACTCTGAAGTTGTCTTATTTGAAGGCAACTATGCAGAGTACGAAGAGGATCATAAAAAGCGGATGGGCAACGACACACCGAAGCGCATGAAATATAAGCGCATTGATGCTTGA
- the coq7 gene encoding 2-polyprenyl-3-methyl-6-methoxy-1,4-benzoquinone monooxygenase translates to MDRQQSRSDRLIHQFDTVLRTLMPHAASSQRTSPAEGVAEAALDDHERRHAAGLMRINHTGEVCAQALYQGQGVTAKLPHVRHQMEQSAQEEIDHLAWCDERLVQLQSRTSYLNPLFYVASFGIGAATGAVSDRISLGLVAATEEQVGKHLESHQQALPSGDNRSRAILRRMAIDEAHHAQLALEAGGVRFPAPVKWGMRLASKVMAKSVYHI, encoded by the coding sequence ATGGATCGTCAACAGAGTCGTTCAGATCGCCTGATACATCAGTTCGATACCGTCTTACGAACGCTGATGCCCCATGCGGCCTCGTCGCAGCGTACCAGTCCTGCTGAAGGTGTGGCCGAGGCGGCGCTCGACGATCACGAGCGTCGCCATGCGGCAGGTTTAATGCGCATTAATCATACCGGTGAGGTATGTGCTCAAGCGCTGTATCAGGGGCAGGGGGTAACCGCTAAGCTGCCTCATGTGCGTCACCAGATGGAGCAGTCTGCGCAGGAGGAGATCGATCATCTCGCCTGGTGTGATGAGCGTCTGGTGCAGTTGCAGAGCCGAACGAGTTATTTAAACCCTCTGTTCTATGTCGCCTCGTTTGGCATTGGCGCGGCCACGGGGGCGGTCAGTGACCGCATTAGTTTGGGGTTGGTAGCGGCGACCGAAGAGCAGGTAGGCAAGCACCTTGAATCACACCAACAGGCGCTACCCAGCGGCGACAACCGCTCACGCGCCATACTGCGCCGAATGGCCATTGATGAAGCCCACCACGCTCAGCTTGCTTTGGAAGCGGGGGGCGTTCGCTTTCCAGCGCCGGTAAAATGGGGCATGCGTCTGGCCTCTAAAGTGATGGCCAAAAGCGTCTATCATATTTGA